One Glutamicibacter halophytocola DNA segment encodes these proteins:
- a CDS encoding acylneuraminate cytidylyltransferase, protein MSKTNQPHVMAIIPARGGSKGIRLKNLREIGGKSLLGRAIESAKAASTVSDVVVSTDHEQIKAEALRYGARVVDRPADIAGDTASSESVLQHVLANTQPAPAVTLFIQCTSPLIDPADLDAAVTTVASGKAEVSFAAVADHGFHWAVGENGEAVAVGHEKLRRPRRQDREPRFRETGAFYAMDTEGFLAAGHRFFGRVQVHEVPGEHGIDIDTEADLLLAELTLPDEPAAISVDAVITDFDGVHTPDTAYVDEHGTETVRVSRSDGMGVARLRAAGVKFLILSKEANPVVAARAAKLKVEVAHGIENKAEYLAQWLADESINPARVAYVGNDINDLGAMSLVGWPIAVADANEQVHRAARHRLSRKGGYGAVRELAELVLAAR, encoded by the coding sequence GTGAGCAAAACCAATCAGCCACATGTCATGGCGATCATCCCCGCACGGGGAGGTTCCAAGGGCATCCGGCTCAAGAACCTGCGTGAGATCGGCGGCAAGTCGCTGCTGGGACGCGCCATTGAATCAGCCAAGGCCGCGAGTACAGTCAGCGACGTCGTGGTCAGCACCGATCATGAGCAGATCAAGGCCGAAGCACTGCGCTACGGCGCTCGCGTCGTTGACCGACCGGCAGACATCGCCGGGGATACGGCCAGCAGCGAGTCGGTTCTGCAGCACGTTCTGGCCAACACGCAGCCCGCGCCGGCGGTGACACTCTTCATCCAGTGCACCAGCCCGCTGATCGATCCAGCGGATCTGGATGCGGCCGTCACCACGGTCGCCTCCGGAAAAGCTGAAGTCAGCTTCGCAGCGGTGGCCGACCACGGTTTCCACTGGGCTGTTGGCGAGAACGGCGAAGCGGTAGCGGTGGGGCACGAAAAGCTGCGCCGCCCGCGCCGCCAGGACCGCGAACCGCGTTTCCGCGAAACCGGGGCGTTCTACGCCATGGACACCGAAGGCTTCCTGGCCGCTGGGCACCGGTTCTTCGGCCGGGTCCAGGTCCACGAGGTCCCGGGCGAGCACGGGATCGACATCGACACCGAGGCCGATCTGCTGCTGGCGGAACTGACACTGCCCGACGAACCGGCAGCAATCAGCGTGGATGCGGTCATCACGGATTTTGATGGCGTGCACACCCCGGACACCGCCTATGTCGATGAGCACGGCACCGAAACCGTGCGCGTCTCGCGCTCCGATGGCATGGGCGTGGCCCGGCTTCGGGCCGCCGGAGTGAAGTTCCTGATCCTCTCCAAGGAAGCCAACCCGGTGGTGGCCGCCCGGGCCGCGAAGCTCAAGGTTGAAGTGGCCCACGGCATCGAGAACAAGGCCGAATACCTGGCCCAGTGGCTGGCCGACGAGTCGATCAACCCGGCGCGCGTGGCCTACGTCGGCAATGACATCAACGACCTCGGCGCCATGAGCCTGGTCGGCTGGCCCATCGCCGTGGCCGATGCCAACGAGCAAGTACACCGCGCTGCTCGCCACCGGCTGTCCCGCAAGGGCGGATACGGGGCGGTGCGAGAACTGGCCGAACTGGTCCTCGCAGCACGCTAA
- a CDS encoding N-acetylneuraminate synthase family protein yields MTSVTTEIKPVAIGESLLGAGQQVYVIGEIGINHNGDIEIAKQLIDVSAEAGANAVKFQKRTPEISTPTDMRDKIRSTPWGDMTYLDYRYRVEFDQAQYKELISYAASKGLHAFASPWDVPSVEFMEEQGAVTHKVASASVTDIDLLKALAQTGKPIILSTGMSTIEQIDKAVETLGTSNLVMMHATSTYPLPPEEANLRMIETLRDRYQVPVGYSGHERGLQISLAAVALGAVTVERHITLDRTMWGSDQASSLEPKGFESLIRDIRILEQAMGDGVKKVFPGELAPLSRLRRVDA; encoded by the coding sequence ATGACCTCCGTGACCACCGAAATCAAGCCAGTTGCCATCGGCGAATCCCTGCTCGGCGCTGGCCAGCAGGTCTACGTCATCGGCGAAATCGGCATCAACCACAATGGTGATATCGAAATCGCCAAGCAGCTGATCGACGTTTCGGCCGAGGCCGGCGCCAACGCGGTGAAGTTCCAGAAGCGCACCCCGGAAATCTCCACCCCGACCGACATGCGCGACAAGATCCGCTCCACCCCATGGGGCGACATGACCTACCTGGACTACCGCTACCGCGTCGAGTTCGACCAGGCACAGTACAAGGAGCTCATCTCCTACGCAGCCTCCAAGGGCCTGCACGCCTTCGCTTCCCCATGGGACGTTCCTTCGGTTGAATTCATGGAAGAGCAGGGTGCAGTCACCCACAAGGTCGCTTCCGCATCGGTCACCGACATCGACCTGCTCAAGGCGCTGGCGCAGACCGGCAAGCCGATCATCCTGTCCACCGGCATGTCCACCATCGAGCAGATCGACAAGGCCGTGGAGACCCTGGGCACCTCGAACCTGGTCATGATGCACGCCACCAGCACCTACCCGCTGCCTCCCGAAGAAGCCAACCTGCGCATGATCGAAACCCTGCGCGACCGCTACCAGGTTCCGGTGGGCTACTCGGGCCACGAGCGCGGCCTGCAGATCTCGCTGGCAGCAGTAGCCCTGGGCGCCGTCACCGTGGAGCGCCACATCACCCTTGACCGCACCATGTGGGGCTCGGACCAGGCTTCCTCGCTGGAGCCAAAGGGCTTCGAGTCGCTGATCCGCGACATCCGCATCCTCGAGCAGGCCATGGGCGACGGCGTGAAGAAGGTCTTCCCGGGCGAGCTGGCTCCACTGAGCCGCCTGCGCCGCGTCGACGCCTAA